In Desulfobacterales bacterium, the genomic window GCAAGTGGATCGTTCCCGGGCTCATTGACATGCACGTCCATCTGCGGGAGCCGGGCGATGAGTATAAGGAGACAATCGCCAGCGGCACCAGGGCCGCGGCTGCCGGCGGATTCACCGCAGTGGCCTGCATGCCCAACACCTTGCCGGTAAACGACAACCAGAGCATTACCAGGTTTATCCTGGAAAAGGCCCTGGAGGCGGGCGCGGCCCGGGTGTACCCGGTCGGGGCGATCAGCAAGGGAAGCCGGGGCAAGAGTCTGGCCGAGTTCGGCGAGATGAAGGAGGCCGGGGCAGTGGCGGTGTCCGACGATGGTCTGCCGGTGACCAACAGCCAACTGATGCGCCGGGCCATGGAATATGCCAGCAACTTTGGACTGTTGGTCATCTCCCATGCCGAAGACCCGTTTTTAAGCCGCAACGGCTCGATGAACGAGGGCTTCCTCTCCACCAAACTCGGGCTGGACGGGATCCCCGGCCCGGCCGAGGAGGTCATGATTTACCGGGACCTGGCCCTGGCGGAATTCACCGGCCAGCCGATCCATATCGCCCATATCAGCACCAGGGAGTCGGTGAGTCTGGTCCGGCGGGCCAAGGCCAGGGGATGCCGGGTGACCGCGGAAACAACGCCCCATTACTTTACCCTGACCGAAGAGGCGGTGGACAACTATAACACCAACGCCAAGATGAACCCGCCCCTGCGCACCGCAATGGACAGGGACGCGATTATTGAAGGGCTGGCCGACGGCGCCATTGACGCCGTTGCCACTGATCATGCCCCGCATAGCTGCCTGGAAAAGGAGGTGGAGTTCGAGCGGGCGGCCAATGGAATCATCGGCCTGGAAACCGCGGTGCCCCTGGCCCTGGCCCTGGTCCGCCAAAAACATCTTGCCCCGGCGAGGATGGTGGAGCTGATGTCTGTCAATCCGGCCCGGATCTTAAATGTTGCCGGCGGCTCACTGGCGCAAGGGATGGCCGCCGATGTCACGGTCATTGATCCGGAGGCCCGATTTCTCTATTCCGAGGACCAGGTCGTCTCCAGGAGCAAAAACTCCCCCTTTCTCAACCAGACCCTCACCGGCCGGGCAATACTGACCATTATGGACGGCAGAATCAGCTTCAACGCGATGTG contains:
- a CDS encoding dihydroorotase, giving the protein MSDHTDLLLQNGRIIDPANGIDATGDLCIIDGRIGARGAQSGNNIRVIDCTGKWIVPGLIDMHVHLREPGDEYKETIASGTRAAAAGGFTAVACMPNTLPVNDNQSITRFILEKALEAGAARVYPVGAISKGSRGKSLAEFGEMKEAGAVAVSDDGLPVTNSQLMRRAMEYASNFGLLVISHAEDPFLSRNGSMNEGFLSTKLGLDGIPGPAEEVMIYRDLALAEFTGQPIHIAHISTRESVSLVRRAKARGCRVTAETTPHYFTLTEEAVDNYNTNAKMNPPLRTAMDRDAIIEGLADGAIDAVATDHAPHSCLEKEVEFERAANGIIGLETAVPLALALVRQKHLAPARMVELMSVNPARILNVAGGSLAQGMAADVTVIDPEARFLYSEDQVVSRSKNSPFLNQTLTGRAILTIMDGRISFNAM